The following proteins are co-located in the Acidicapsa acidisoli genome:
- a CDS encoding EamA family transporter translates to MPVSGSPASSIASVSLGLAAATTWGGSDFAGGIGARRHPAMLVVASGHLVTLLLLLVWCGLGHFALPHRTEFLEGAIGGIEGSLALVLFYRALAMGAMGLTAALTGLLTALVPVLYGLWSEGLPAPKALAGLVLGGVAIWLVCYSGSHSPGHNTPPLALFLGAISGAGFGLQLILFKLAANDGVLWALTSARIGGVLGMAAILAFVWPRQTPGETGGQIEKRNPESRIPGSRIRSGFWRIGILAGILDTMGNLGYTLAAHTGRLDLAAMVSSLYPGFTILLAAVVLRERPTGRQALGMVVALASVVLLSL, encoded by the coding sequence GTGCCCGTATCCGGATCGCCCGCCAGTTCCATCGCTTCGGTGAGCTTGGGACTGGCGGCAGCCACCACCTGGGGTGGCTCGGACTTCGCGGGTGGCATCGGCGCACGTCGCCATCCGGCGATGCTTGTTGTCGCCTCGGGCCATCTCGTCACGCTCTTACTCCTTTTGGTCTGGTGCGGGCTTGGCCATTTTGCCCTTCCGCACCGAACGGAATTCCTGGAAGGCGCGATCGGCGGCATTGAGGGCTCGCTCGCGCTGGTTCTTTTCTACCGCGCTCTGGCAATGGGCGCGATGGGGCTTACCGCCGCTCTCACGGGCCTGCTCACGGCGCTGGTGCCGGTTCTGTATGGATTGTGGAGCGAGGGCCTACCCGCGCCTAAGGCTCTGGCAGGTCTGGTTCTGGGCGGCGTGGCCATCTGGCTCGTCTGTTATTCCGGCAGCCATTCGCCCGGTCACAACACGCCCCCGCTCGCCCTTTTTCTGGGAGCCATCTCTGGCGCGGGCTTTGGCCTGCAACTCATTCTGTTCAAACTCGCAGCCAATGACGGCGTTCTGTGGGCGCTCACTTCAGCGCGCATCGGCGGAGTGCTGGGCATGGCTGCAATTCTGGCTTTTGTCTGGCCGCGGCAAACCCCGGGCGAAACCGGTGGCCAGATCGAGAAGCGAAACCCAGAAAGTCGAATTCCCGGCAGCCGCATCCGCAGTGGATTCTGGAGGATAGGCATCCTCGCCGGGATCCTCGACACTATGGGAAATCTCGGCTACACATTGGCCGCGCACACCGGGCGGCTTGATCTGGCCGCAATGGTCTCTTCGCTCTATCCCGGCTTCACCATTCTGCTGGCAGCCGTGGTTCTGCGCGAACGGCCTACCGGAAGGCAAGCTCTGGGCATGGTTGTAGCCTTGGCATCGGTTGTTTTATTGAGTTTATAG
- a CDS encoding VWA domain-containing protein — protein sequence MAFILAQVPVSLQAQSSQPPAQAPVPDAPAPQAPAPMSDVKSQITPGLGSQETEANPAPSPATSSTSDPDNAPPQATRPTQPPADDVQKTPPIIPPTNTGPEAITTIIRSYTNAVEVPVTVKDSKGHLVPGLTYRDFRIFENNQPQRIQVFSVDPYPLSVAFVIDQSLTEDTMAKVNDSLGSIQGALTPYDEVALFSYNGPSPKELTGFTGAQSKRLEAVLALNKATGREELVPVTGGALAGCSITANGSCVDPNLQVGHSAGGMEMNPVKEIHALNDAILRAATELSTRPSGHRRIIYVVSDGKEYGSKATTKEVIKYLQTNKIEVYATLVGDSARWGEGYVSRFHIPFQMNDNVLPRYTQATGGSLDAEKGVNGIEKSYQHIAEEARTQYTIVYYSHEPFIDNKYRAIDVRVDRPSKEIEVTAKPGYYPSAQDVR from the coding sequence TTGGCATTCATTCTCGCGCAAGTCCCTGTTTCTCTTCAGGCTCAGTCGTCGCAACCACCGGCGCAGGCTCCGGTTCCGGACGCGCCCGCCCCACAGGCCCCAGCCCCGATGTCGGACGTCAAGAGCCAGATCACCCCCGGCCTTGGCTCCCAGGAGACGGAAGCGAACCCGGCCCCGTCGCCCGCTACCTCTTCAACGTCTGATCCAGACAATGCGCCGCCTCAAGCAACGAGGCCCACGCAGCCGCCGGCAGACGACGTTCAGAAAACACCGCCGATCATTCCTCCGACCAACACCGGCCCCGAGGCCATTACCACCATCATTCGCAGTTACACCAACGCGGTCGAAGTGCCGGTCACCGTCAAGGACTCCAAGGGGCACCTCGTTCCCGGCCTCACGTATCGGGATTTCCGCATCTTTGAGAACAATCAGCCGCAACGCATCCAGGTATTTTCGGTCGATCCCTACCCGCTCTCCGTTGCATTTGTCATCGATCAGAGTCTGACCGAGGACACCATGGCCAAGGTCAACGACTCTCTGGGATCCATACAAGGCGCGCTCACCCCCTACGACGAAGTGGCGCTTTTTTCCTACAATGGCCCCAGCCCAAAGGAACTTACCGGCTTCACTGGCGCTCAGAGCAAGCGTCTTGAGGCCGTTCTCGCGCTGAACAAGGCTACGGGCAGAGAAGAGCTCGTTCCCGTCACAGGGGGCGCGCTGGCCGGCTGCTCCATTACTGCAAACGGCAGTTGCGTCGATCCCAATCTCCAGGTGGGTCACAGCGCCGGCGGCATGGAAATGAATCCAGTCAAAGAGATTCACGCCCTCAATGACGCTATCCTGCGCGCAGCAACCGAACTCTCCACACGCCCTTCGGGGCACCGCCGTATCATTTACGTCGTCTCCGACGGCAAGGAATATGGCAGCAAAGCCACCACGAAAGAAGTCATCAAGTACCTGCAGACCAACAAGATCGAAGTCTACGCCACGCTGGTCGGTGACTCGGCGCGCTGGGGTGAGGGCTATGTGAGCCGCTTCCATATTCCATTCCAGATGAACGACAACGTTCTTCCCCGGTACACCCAGGCAACCGGTGGAAGTCTCGACGCTGAAAAAGGCGTGAACGGAATCGAGAAGAGCTACCAGCACATCGCCGAAGAGGCGCGCACCCAGTACACCATCGTCTATTACAGTCATGAGCCGTTCATTGACAACAAATATCGCGCTATCGACGTGCGCGTAGACAGGCCGAGCAAGGAAATTGAAGTCACGGCCAAGCCCGGCTACTACCCCTCCGCGCAGGACGTCCGCTAG
- a CDS encoding SDR family oxidoreductase, which yields MAQDRKIALITGANRGIGLETAKQLGEQGVTVVVGARTRKTADETAASLKSQGIDAYGVQLEVTSAADRTAVAKYLGEKFGKLDILINNAGVGSSTGFTNVTSQVEDAELERIFSTNLFAVVSLTRELLPLIKKSDSGRIVNLSSILGSLTLHADPKSPIADFKSFAYDASKAALNAYTIHLAHELKDTKIKVNSAHPGWVKTEMGTDAAPMEIPDGAKTSVALALLGPDGPSGKYIHLGQELPW from the coding sequence ATGGCGCAGGATAGAAAGATCGCACTGATCACCGGTGCGAATCGCGGGATCGGTTTGGAAACCGCGAAGCAGTTGGGAGAGCAGGGAGTTACAGTCGTTGTCGGCGCGAGAACGCGGAAGACTGCCGATGAAACTGCCGCCAGTCTCAAGTCGCAGGGCATCGACGCCTATGGAGTTCAGCTTGAGGTCACCAGCGCAGCCGATCGCACGGCAGTCGCGAAGTATCTCGGCGAGAAATTCGGCAAACTCGACATTCTGATCAACAACGCAGGCGTTGGCTCATCCACTGGCTTCACCAATGTCACCTCTCAGGTTGAAGACGCGGAACTCGAAAGAATTTTTTCTACGAATCTCTTCGCCGTCGTATCGCTCACGCGCGAGCTCCTGCCGCTGATCAAAAAGAGTGACTCCGGACGCATCGTGAACCTATCGAGTATCCTCGGCTCGCTCACCCTTCACGCCGATCCGAAAAGCCCGATCGCCGATTTCAAGAGCTTCGCGTACGACGCTTCGAAGGCTGCGCTCAACGCCTACACCATCCACCTGGCGCATGAGTTGAAAGATACAAAGATCAAAGTTAACTCCGCGCATCCTGGCTGGGTTAAGACGGAGATGGGCACGGATGCCGCGCCGATGGAAATTCCCGATGGAGCCAAAACCAGCGTCGCACTGGCCCTGCTCGGCCCGGACGGACCAAGCGGCAAATATATTCACCTGGGACAGGAACTACCCTGGTAA
- a CDS encoding DUF6893 family small protein, which produces MKTALAITSGVGVVTLLFLGCVLLKGLPDLGRYIRISRM; this is translated from the coding sequence GTGAAGACAGCTTTGGCAATCACCAGTGGTGTCGGGGTAGTTACTTTGCTCTTCCTCGGATGTGTATTACTCAAAGGATTACCGGACCTGGGCCGCTACATACGGATCAGCAGAATGTAA
- a CDS encoding Crp/Fnr family transcriptional regulator, giving the protein MDEPPKIIFDPATFLSNAGLGRRIIRLKTKESFFSQGNPADCVFYLQNGRAKLTVVSKNGKEATITMIAAGEFIGEESIAGPMGLRMATATAISPCTALKIERAEMIRILHEEHTFSDMFLKFLLHRSMRTQADLVDQLFNSSEKRLAQILLLMAEFGKPGEPETLIPSITQETLAEMIGTTRSRVSFFMNRFRKLGFIEYKGRIRVHKSLLNVILHDKLPEQDLQLPSVITYARKQRLHPVKLKVR; this is encoded by the coding sequence ATGGATGAACCTCCAAAGATCATCTTTGATCCCGCCACTTTCCTGTCCAACGCAGGCCTCGGACGACGGATCATCCGCCTCAAGACCAAGGAATCTTTTTTTTCCCAGGGAAATCCGGCTGACTGCGTTTTTTACCTCCAGAACGGCCGGGCCAAGCTAACTGTGGTTTCCAAGAATGGCAAGGAAGCGACCATCACAATGATCGCCGCCGGGGAGTTCATTGGCGAGGAGTCGATTGCCGGACCGATGGGCCTGCGCATGGCTACCGCGACGGCGATCTCGCCATGCACGGCGCTCAAGATCGAACGGGCGGAGATGATCCGGATTCTCCACGAGGAGCACACCTTTTCGGATATGTTCCTGAAGTTTCTTCTACACCGGAGCATGCGAACGCAAGCCGATCTGGTTGATCAGCTCTTTAACTCCAGCGAGAAGAGGCTGGCGCAGATTCTGTTGCTGATGGCGGAGTTTGGCAAGCCGGGCGAGCCGGAAACGCTGATTCCATCGATTACGCAGGAGACCTTGGCGGAGATGATCGGAACCACCCGTTCGCGGGTCAGCTTTTTCATGAACAGGTTTCGCAAGCTGGGGTTTATCGAATACAAGGGCCGCATTCGGGTGCATAAGTCCCTGCTCAACGTAATTCTGCACGACAAGCTTCCTGAGCAGGACCTCCAACTCCCTTCCGTTATCACGTACGCAAGGAAGCAGCGCCTGCACCCCGTGAAGCTGAAAGTGCGATAA
- a CDS encoding response regulator has product MRPKKTILCVDDNEQTLSVRKFLLETRGYRVHTAINGHDAIALFSTTQIDLVLTDLGLPQMDGNALIGHLKEISPDIPMILTSETVRAGERSHRADAFLAKGCCSPADLIERIRVMSARKRGPRKAVQPLPSRPMQDVLVAKAS; this is encoded by the coding sequence ATGCGACCCAAGAAAACCATCCTTTGCGTTGACGACAACGAACAAACCCTTTCCGTGCGGAAGTTTCTGCTTGAGACACGCGGCTACCGCGTCCACACGGCGATCAACGGGCATGATGCCATTGCACTCTTCTCTACAACGCAGATTGATCTGGTTTTGACCGACCTGGGGTTGCCGCAGATGGATGGAAATGCGCTGATTGGCCATCTGAAGGAGATTTCTCCCGATATTCCAATGATTCTCACCAGCGAGACGGTACGCGCAGGCGAGCGTTCGCACCGAGCCGACGCCTTTCTGGCCAAGGGATGCTGCTCCCCTGCTGATCTGATCGAGCGCATCCGCGTGATGAGCGCGCGCAAGCGGGGTCCGCGCAAGGCAGTGCAGCCGTTGCCTTCACGCCCGATGCAGGATGTTCTGGTGGCCAAGGCCTCTTAG
- a CDS encoding PhzF family phenazine biosynthesis protein — MSQVFQAAIDGKENETASGLEYFVLDVFSETRLKGNPLAVVLHPGTLTTETMQAIARETNLSETTFVERRDAEIERREGVLVRIFTTQEELPFAGHPTLGTASLLRTIAPECMAGDTIRLALKVGAVPVRFEASATASAWPVRGEMTQRDPEFGEVLETAEVASLTGLDPDDFDPRLPVQIVSTGTAFAIVPLRSAEGLKRLRVRQEEASAFLKARGARWFYVLGPTVSATSTDAALPPQALPEWRARMQFNGGEDPATGSAAGCAISYLVGHGAVESGRTVHLRQGVEMGRPSELFLSANLTDARTPITESRIGKVTDVRVGGSTVLVATGRLFLP; from the coding sequence GTGTCTCAGGTGTTTCAGGCTGCAATCGACGGGAAGGAGAACGAGACTGCGAGCGGTCTCGAATACTTTGTGCTGGATGTTTTCAGCGAGACACGGTTGAAGGGAAATCCGCTTGCGGTGGTGTTGCACCCGGGCACGCTGACCACCGAGACGATGCAGGCCATCGCCCGGGAGACTAATCTCTCGGAGACGACCTTTGTCGAGCGCAGAGACGCGGAAATCGAGCGCCGCGAAGGGGTGCTGGTACGGATCTTTACAACCCAGGAGGAACTGCCCTTTGCGGGTCATCCCACGCTGGGAACGGCGAGCCTGCTCCGAACAATCGCACCGGAGTGCATGGCCGGCGACACGATTCGCCTGGCGCTTAAGGTGGGCGCGGTTCCCGTACGCTTTGAGGCCTCGGCGACCGCGTCCGCGTGGCCCGTGCGCGGCGAGATGACGCAGCGCGATCCGGAGTTTGGCGAGGTCTTGGAGACAGCGGAGGTCGCGTCCCTGACCGGCCTCGATCCAGACGACTTCGATCCCCGGTTGCCAGTGCAGATTGTCTCGACGGGAACGGCCTTTGCCATTGTGCCTCTGCGCTCGGCGGAGGGACTCAAACGTCTTCGGGTTCGACAGGAAGAAGCCAGCGCATTCCTGAAAGCCCGTGGAGCGCGCTGGTTCTACGTGCTGGGTCCGACGGTCTCCGCGACATCAACAGACGCAGCGTTGCCCCCACAGGCGCTTCCGGAGTGGCGGGCACGGATGCAGTTCAACGGCGGGGAGGATCCAGCGACTGGCTCCGCAGCGGGCTGTGCAATTAGTTACCTCGTGGGGCATGGCGCGGTGGAATCCGGACGAACGGTGCATCTGCGTCAGGGGGTCGAGATGGGACGGCCCAGCGAACTCTTTCTGAGCGCGAACCTTACGGACGCCAGGACACCGATCACAGAATCCCGGATTGGGAAGGTCACCGATGTGCGTGTTGGGGGCAGCACTGTTCTTGTTGCAACGGGGCGCCTTTTCCTGCCGTGA
- a CDS encoding VWA domain-containing protein codes for MRLPYMQNKMRAPMEVSLRSLRSLMLLGIFLSAAAGLHAQLAPSPDESPVSNAPPPKPETDEPMTTLKVDVNLVNLFFTVKDKNGALIPHLTKENCSVQEDKNPQTLKHFQAETNQPLTLGILLDTSGSQQRVLPLEQQFGSQFLSRVLKSKDEAFLVSFDVDVDLLQDYTNNARLLERAMNKAEINTAAGNGAGGVPGIGQGPVPVHGTPKGTLLYDAVYQASNEKLSRETGRKAMVILTDGEDEGSEHKITDAIAAAQKANVIIYGILLADRMQYGSFSFGYNGDYALKRMSDETGGRMINVGNNGKKLEAAFAQIEDELRTQYVAAYTPTNSKIDGTYRKIAVACKADQGDELKVQVRKGYYALSPEE; via the coding sequence ATGCGTCTACCATACATGCAGAATAAGATGCGAGCGCCGATGGAAGTGTCGCTTCGATCTCTCCGGTCCCTGATGCTGCTGGGTATCTTCCTCAGCGCGGCAGCCGGGCTGCATGCGCAGTTGGCCCCGTCTCCCGACGAGTCGCCGGTAAGCAACGCTCCCCCGCCCAAGCCGGAAACGGACGAACCGATGACGACACTCAAGGTTGACGTCAATCTGGTGAACCTCTTCTTTACGGTGAAAGACAAGAATGGAGCACTGATTCCGCATCTGACCAAGGAGAACTGCTCGGTTCAAGAGGACAAGAACCCGCAGACGCTGAAGCATTTTCAGGCGGAGACCAACCAGCCGCTGACGCTGGGCATTCTGCTGGATACCTCGGGGAGCCAGCAGCGCGTGCTGCCGCTGGAACAGCAGTTCGGGAGCCAGTTTCTTTCGCGAGTGCTCAAGAGCAAGGATGAGGCATTCCTGGTGAGCTTTGACGTGGATGTGGACCTGCTGCAGGACTACACCAACAATGCTCGTCTGCTGGAGCGCGCAATGAACAAGGCCGAGATCAACACAGCAGCCGGCAATGGCGCGGGCGGTGTGCCCGGCATCGGACAGGGACCTGTGCCTGTCCACGGCACGCCGAAAGGAACGCTGCTCTACGACGCCGTCTATCAGGCCTCGAATGAAAAACTCAGCCGTGAGACGGGACGCAAGGCGATGGTGATCCTGACCGATGGCGAGGACGAGGGCAGCGAGCACAAGATTACCGACGCCATTGCCGCGGCGCAGAAGGCCAACGTGATCATTTACGGAATTCTGCTGGCGGACCGGATGCAATATGGGAGCTTCAGCTTCGGCTACAACGGCGACTATGCCCTGAAACGGATGTCCGACGAAACAGGCGGACGGATGATCAACGTGGGTAACAACGGGAAGAAGCTGGAAGCGGCCTTCGCGCAGATTGAGGACGAGTTGCGCACGCAGTATGTGGCGGCCTATACCCCGACCAACAGCAAGATTGATGGGACGTACCGCAAAATTGCCGTCGCGTGCAAGGCCGACCAGGGAGACGAGTTGAAGGTGCAGGTGCGCAAGGGATATTACGCTCTGTCTCCTGAGGAATAG